The following nucleotide sequence is from Lytechinus pictus isolate F3 Inbred chromosome 10, Lp3.0, whole genome shotgun sequence.
TCATCAGTGGGATCCTTTTGGTCATCACATTCGTCGTCGCGGATCGTCTACCGCCTTGTCTTTGTCTGAAGGGGCGTGACGCACATAAATCCTATGGATGCTTATTTCATCTACTCCTGGTCCCAGTTTGAAGGTGATAAAGAGCGGTCTTGGTACTGTTAACCTCTAAAGGCCAATCCCTGAATAGCTTTGGGCCAACAGAGAGAAGAACTCTCTTAAAATATTGGACAGTCTTGGGCCTTTATGAAAGTTTCTCCACATTACTTCTGATAGATGGGCCTCGAAGTTCTCAGTAGTTGTCCTGTAAATATGATGGAAATGGGCCTTGGCATGGGCCCAACTGCCCTCAATGAAGTTAGTATCCACTTCAATGATATCGTCGGTCTCTACGTTTCTGTATTTCTTCTTGAAGCTTTCTGTGTGGATTACTGTGAAGTGTTTGTATCCTTCCTTGTTAAGCTTCCTGTGTCCTACCCATCCGTCTGTATATTTATAGTGCTCCCTGGAGCAACATGATGCTGGATGATGATCATCAGTGTTTCAGTGCGCCGGTTCTGTACGGGATGTAATATGCATTTCCCAGAATTTCTTTCTACCAGTCCGACAACCCAAATTCTCTCTTGGCGTCTTGGGTTACTGCGATGAATCTTTATCTTCTGGCCAAATAGGCTTTCATCGATTTCTACAATACCATGAAATTGGTAACCTCCCATCACCACTTCCTCCCATGTCCATTGAACAAATAATTCCTGCAAGTACTGCGCCCAAGTGCATGCTGTGGAATACGCTATTCCACCTTTCTGGGCACATACTTTAAGCAGATGACCATCaaggaaattttcaaatttcaaattcaaattcacttTATTCATATCCATTTAAAAGGTACAACACATACAATAATTACATAAACaatgataaaatcaatcaatacattaaaaataaatataatgacaaaagaaatgggTGAAACCAAAATGCAGTGAATGTAGGGGATTGGCAAAGGCCAAAGACCTATTGATGAACATCTAGACATCTGGAATTGTATGATGCATTTTATTGAAGAAAGATGATATCCTGACCGATGTCTCATGGTTGCTATTTTTCCTACATCGCCAGGTCAGACCATCCAGTCGCTTTCGTGACTCCGGACTTTTCCATCTAGATATTCATAACGTCTATTGGAAACATTCCATGcttataaattataatttcttcCACCTTCAAACACACAAAATAAAGCTCTTATGTGATTAATTGATGAACTGCTTTTCTGGATTAAGTCCATTGATGAAACAATGTGCAAACTAATATTCTATCCCAATGTCGTAAAtctttcttccaaaataatctCCTAATGAGATGGGGCCACTGCGATGCAGATCCGATAATATCTTGAATATCTGTCCaagtttgaaatatttttcgatTTCTCCCAGCAGAATCTCTATCCATCTTCGCCCCTATAAAAGCCTGAATAAGAAGGATACAGTGAGCAAGATGCAAGCTCAGGTAGTCCAGTCCCCAGAGCGGATGAAAGCTGACATATCGCGTATGCATTCCACCTTAGCCTCTCGTAAGGAGACTAGGAAGGAGAAGGGACACAGAGTGCATGAGCTACGGGGTCAGAATGAGAATTGCCAGTTGCTTCTTCAGTCTAGTGATCAAGGGGATGCCATGATTACAGGTATCAATGCAGAGCTTGAAAAACAGAGGTGGGTGCGCAGGTTCATGAGGAAATTTGTCAAAACTAATAGTTTTTTGCTTATTACCTGTAGTTGTAACAAGCAACGATTTCTTAAGAAAGTCTCTAAAATCAAGGTCAGTTGTCATCATATCATTGTAGATCTAGATCCGGTTCTATAACGTAAACCTAACTCTGTGAAATCATGTTCTGAGCTTAAAATGATCACACtaaagatcaccaacacagataggcttACGTGAGACATTGTAGTAATATTGCTTGGAAGAAGACACTGACACCTGGCTGGAATTCTCTgcttattttgtatatttttcagcAATTATACAAAACCAAGTGCAAGCCCTTTGATTAACTGTTGGAGACTGCATGCTTTTGCTATATCACATgtttaaatgcaaatttgtaCTTTGTTCAATTACAACTCAACTTTCTCCAATGCTCAATCATATATGATTTTGGACTTCTGCTCGATTTGCAACTGAACATCAGTTTCTGAATTCCCTCTTCTCTCCAGGACAAGCGTAAGCTGTCAAGCCTGAACAAGGAAGATACAGTGAGCGAGATGCAAGCTCAGGTAGTCCAGTCCCATGAGTGGATGAAAGCTGACATATCACGTATGCATTCCACCTTAGCCTTGCATAAGGATACTAAGAAGGAGAAGGGACACAGAGTGCAGGAGCTACGGGGTCAGAATGAGAACTGCCAGTTGCTGCTCCAGTCTAGTGATCAAAGGGATGCCATGATTACAGCTATCAACAGAGAGTTGGAAAAACAGAGGTGGGTGCGCAGGTTATGgggaaatttttcaaaattaatagtTTATTGCTTATTAGGTGTAGTTGCAACAAGCAACGATTTCTTAAGAAAGTCTCTGAAAGCTTTATCGTAAGCCTAACTCTGTGAAATCATGTTATCTAAGCTGAAAATGATCACAAGAAAGATGACTGTGAAGTGTTTGTATAATTCCTCGTTAAGCTTCCTGTGTCCTACCCATCCGTCGGTATATATCGTGCTCCGTGGAGCAACATGACATCGGATGATCATCATCAGTGTTTCAGTGCACTGGTTCTGTACGGGATATAATATGCATTTTCCGGAATTTCGTTCTACCAGTCCGACAACCCAAATTTTATCTTGGCCTCTTGGGTTATGGGTTACCGCGTTGATACTTTATCTTCCGGCCAAAGAAGCTTTCATCGATTTCGATGATACTGTAAGGTTGGAAGAATTAT
It contains:
- the LOC135155838 gene encoding uncharacterized protein LOC135155838; this translates as MRAQVVQSPEQMKAEKSRMHSTLALRKETKKEKGHRVQELRDQNENCELLLHSSDQGDAMITAINTELEKQRISIHLRPYKSLNKKDTVSKMQAQVVQSPERMKADISRMHSTLASRKETRKEKGHRVHELRGQNENCQLLLQSSDQGDAMITGINAELEKQRTSVSCQA